A section of the Glandiceps talaboti chromosome 8, keGlaTala1.1, whole genome shotgun sequence genome encodes:
- the LOC144438858 gene encoding uncharacterized protein LOC144438858: protein MKLHLTSLVFVVIATMLVYTSHGYRTGRLARPVEFDEGVRPPMDGENRHRPHPHKRPMESDEESDGSHERPERPERPTTDGLRPEGPNDGEGKMPEKPAGAAIPRPGDGDTNEAVGRIRERRAGFGRGRPGRPDRRGPGSGVRPTGKPEHGTGRPSFDGERPGHPERPEHGTGMPPIDGERPSRPGRPERPELDSHSEECDDNSDDIDFSRSEESDESKEEDETEVDVGEPRLRRFLGLRGGQRRGDRPHPPRRHRCKPKPSGPPPSGKPPRPSGRPAFPPHEDVPNPTQVADIPE from the coding sequence ATGAAGCTTCATTTGACTTCGTTGGTATTTGTAGTCATAGCAACTATGCTAGTTTATACTTCACATGGATATAGAACAGGACGTCTGGCGAGACCAGTTGAATTCGATGAAGGAGTACGTCCACCAATGGATGGAGAAAATAGACACAGACCACATCCTCATAAAAGACCAATGGAATCTGATGAAGAAAGTGATGGATCGCATGAAAGGCCAGAAAGACCAGAGCGTCCAACTACAGATGGCTTGAGACCAGAGGGACCGAATGATGGTGAAGGGAAAATGCCAGAAAAACCAGCAGGTGCTGCTATACCACGTCCTGGCGATGGTGACACTAATGAAGCTGTTGGAAGAATCCGTGAACGCCGTGCTGGTTTTGGTCGTGGACGTCCTGGAAGACCAGACAGACGAGGGCCTGGGTCCGGTGTAAGACCAACAGGCAAACCAGAACATGGTACAGGAAGGCCTTCCTTCGATGGTGAGAGACCAGGTCATCCAGAAAGGCCAGAACATGGTACAGGAATGCCTCCCATCGATGGTGAGAGGCCCTCAAGACCAGGACGCCCTGAAAGACCAGAATTAGACTCTCACAGCGAAGAATGCGATGACAACTCGGATGATATTGATTTCTCTAGGAGCGAAGAATCCGATGAATCAaaagaagaagacgaaacagaAGTAGATGTTGGAGAGCCTCGTCTCCGTAGATTTCTTGGACTTCGTGGTGGTCAACGTCGTGGTGACAGACCACATCCTCCACGTCGTCATCGTTGTAAACCCAAACCAAGCGGACCACCACCAAGTGGCAAACCACCTCGTCCATCAGGTAGACCAGCTTTCCCTCCTCATGAAGACGTACCGAATCCAACCCAAGTGGCCGATATTCCAGAATAA